The window TGACTTTCAGGAAAAAGGCTCCTTATTTTTGAAACATTTTTTGGAATCTTTGATTAGAGCCGCATTAAACAAAGATTGTAAAACCATCATTACCAGTGATACAGTAACGATTAGTTTTCAACCGTGACATTTTGATTGCAAATAACCACACTGTAGTCTTTGACATTATATTCTATGTTGACTAGCATACATTGAAGAAAAATGTATGAACAAAAACAAAAAGAAGGTAGGCTGTCGCGACGTGTACTTCTATCTGCAATGATTGCAGGAATTGCAGTTGCTATAGTTTTCACAGTGACTCCGTGGAACTTTATTCCTACACAAATCACTGAAGACGTAACTGTCATAGCAAACACAGAATACGGTTGTGTTGGAGAATCCCAATACGGAATTAGTGTGGTCGTACCTGACTGTAGTGCAAAAGTTGGTGATACAGTATCTGCCACATTCAATGTTCCTTCAGGGAAATTAAACGGATACTGGCAAGAACTTGAAAGAAGACAAAATCCCATGGTAGATGAATGGGATAGAAGTGTAAGCGGTTCAGGTTTCTCACCATAATTTTTTTATTTAAAAAACTAAATTCGCTCAATCGGATTATTCATGTTAAGATTTTTCCAAAAGCGTTTTTTGATCTAACCTGAAATTGTATTTATTATAATGTAAGATGCAACAACAAATAGTAGTATTGAAAAAAATTTTGTAATTTTTTCTTGAGTGATTTTTTTTGATGTTTTTATTCCAAAATAACCTCCCAAAATTCCACCAATTATGAATAGCAATGCAATTACTAGATCAACATTTCCTGCAACAAAGTATCTCCCCGCAGTTACAAGACCAAAAGAACTAACTGATACAAGTGAGGTTCCAATTGCTTGTAGTATGTTTAATCCTCCTGAATACATCATGGTAGGCACAATCAAGAATCCTCCACCTATTCCAAAATATCCTGAAAGTATACCCACTGAGAAACCAGATAAGGGGAGATTCTTTTTTAGTGAAATCAGTCCATGTTTTTCACTAGTAATTTCAATATGTGTGATTTTGTATTTTATCATTATTATTCCAATCACTACCATAAACACTGCAAATAAGATTAACAAATTTTCTGGTGGTGTCCATAATCCAAGTTGGGAACCAAGCAATGTTCCTCCAATTCCGGGTAAAGCAAATGTCAATCCCTTTTTGATATGAAGAGTACTTGTTTTTCTGCGATAAAAAATGTTAAAGACTGCAATGATCCCTATTGCCAGAGCCGAAGTACCTATTGCTACATGTGTATCTTTTACACCTACTACATACAGCAACAAAGGTACTGCCAATACCGAACCACCACCGCCCACCAATCCAAGACTAAATCCAACCACCACTCCTGAAATAATTGAAAGGAAAAGTGTAACAGGTTCTAGAAAAATTTCAATTGGCGTCAATTGCACACCTGTTTGGACCAATCTCCAAATCAGGAATTTCAGAATTTTTTAGTTCTAATTCCCCTTTGTTTACTGCAATGATTTTTTGGTAATTCATTGGTCTTGGAAGAGTTATTGCAACTACTTTTCGGATGAACTCTTGTTTTGAAATATCAAGCCATGGAAGTTTCTTTGATTGTTCTATGGTAGAATAAAATGCCTCGTTGATAGGTTCTACATCTTGACTATGGTGTGTTGGAAATACCATTGTATTATGCGGAAGTTTAAGCAACTTGTTATGTAATGTATTGTATAGCTCCTCTGTAAACTCTTCTGCTTTGTCTCTAAGATCTGGTCGCCCAATTGATTCTACAAACAATATGTCACCAGTAAAAACATATTTTTCATCCACTAGATAACTGAGACTCCCAGGAGTATGACCCGGAGTGTGAATAATTTGGAGATTGGTTTTTCCAAAGGGTATTTGATCTGTATCCCCAACAAAGTTTGCATCAAGAACATAGCCCTCGTATTTTGACAGGTATAATTTTGCACTAGTTGCTTTGGCAAGATCTTTTGCAGCAGATACATGATCTGCATGTTGATGGGTATCTATTACTTTGATGATTTGAAATCCTTGTTTTTTTGCAATGTCTATGTATTTTTCAAAAGGATATAATGGATCAATTACAATTGCCTCTCCGTCAGACTCCACAATATGAGATAAGCATCCTTTTCCGATTTTTTGTACTTGGATAATTTGTACTGAGCCTTTTACTACTGTAACAGGCTTTAGAACTTGATTCCAGCCAGCTAATCCTCCTACAAGTGTTTTAGAATCAATTCCTGCACGTGCTAGAGCAAAACTTGCAATCATTGCACGATTTCCATGAGGGCATATAGTTACAATTTCTTTGTCTTTTGGAATCTTGGAGATAGTCTTTGCATCAAAAAGATCACCTAATGGAATGTTTATGCTTCCAGGAATTTGATATTCTGAATATTCCTCAGTATTTCTGACATCCAGTAGAAACACTTTATCTAACTTTTGAGAAAGATTATCGGGTAAGATCATTTTTCCAGTATTTCCTTTTGACAAACTTCCCTTCCATGAAGAAAACCCACCTACTAGATAGTAAACGTCTAATCCAAAAGATTTCATCATTTGTGCTGTTTCTTTAGCATATTCTTCTGGGTCAGATATCAAAACAATTTTGGCATTTTTGGGAATTTTTGGCAATATCTTTTCTTTAGCATTAACATCACATACAGCATGAACAGAGCCTGTTACATGTGATTTTTCAAAACTTTCTTTGGTCCTAAGATCAAACAAAAGTAATGGTTTCTGCTGAATCAAATCTTGTTCTAATTGTTCAGAAGAAATTCCCAGTGAGATTTGTTCCATAACATTTTTTGTTTAACATTACAAATAAACTTGAATATATTTTTCAAAATTGAGATTTACATGAAACCAGAATTATTTAATTTTTCATTTTCAATATTATGATTAAAAAATTATCTTTTATCATAGTTGAGAATCTACATTGTGACTTATACTATAAACTTCAATCGTATTCGTAATAATGAATCGTTACATAATGATTGCAATAATTGCAGGAATCTTTGGTGTTGGGATTCTAGTCGGTTCATACGGAAGTCATTTGATGTAAATGAATCACATGCAGACAATGATGTCTGGTGGTATGGGCGGAATGTCTGGCATGGGAAGCATGTCTGGTGGTATGGGCGGAATGTCTGGCATGGGAAGCATGTCTGGAATGAGTCGTCATGGAGCATTTTTAGTTCCAGGATCTGTCCATCAACTATGTCATCAAGATTCAACAATGTCTCCAGCTTACTGTGAACCATATTATCAAGTGATGAGCTCTATTCCAGGTGTAAGAATTTCACATATTCATCCTGTAGACAATACCACACTTGAAGTCACATTAACAACAACCAATTCAGCAAAAAGCACAATTAATCAAGGTACAACTGTCTTTGTTGGAAATGACTACTTGTTTGGAAGTGCAAATGTTCCAAGCGGTTGGAAGGACAAAACTACTGTCAATGTACCACTCAAGGGCATGGGAATTGTATACGACTATGAATCAATGCATGGTCATCTTCTTGCTTCCACTGGTACATCAATGGACAGTATGGCACATCCATAAATCTAAAATCTTTTTTTATTTTTACCATACACTTCCTAAATTAGCATAGATCATAAATGATTCTGTAATTCATCATATTGGCCTTTTAGGTTTAGCTCGAGCTTTTGATCTTAGTCTTGTTTTACAACAAGGACATCTGACATCTTGGATGTAAAAATAATATGCACATAATGAACATCGTTTTTGACCTGTGGAATAACGTAAATTGTTTTTCATCGGAGTGGATTTTAGGCGTTCACATAATCCGATACATACTTGCGCCATCATTCAAGCCTCAGATTTGAAAAGCCTAATACATTTACCTGTGCGATAAGGTGTTCAGCAGTGGCCGTAGGTTTAGCATAAATTAATAACACATGATTGTTTATAGGCATAGCAATCATCAAAATATTATCCCTGTTTGTCGTAATGTGATTTATTTTACCTAAAACATCATCAAAATCTTTACGCATGGAAATTTCAAGTGCCATTTGCATGTAGAATTGTCTTCTTTTCTCATTATTTTTGAATAGATCTACATATTTGTTGAACCCTCCAAAAATTAGATTTCCCATAGGATTTATCATGCCAACAAATCTGATCTCGTCATTTTTAAGAAGTTTTCTGCATTTATTTTCTAATTGAATATTTTCGTTAATATCCAATGTGGATTTTAGATCTCTCCTACAAGTTAATTGTTTTATGCCTCCTTTGAAAGTTAATTGTTTTAACATAATTTAGAAGTAAATAACAAATCAGAAAAAAATAAAGTGGTGGAGATCTGATTTGTTAACTAAACTTTTTAACCGCCTCCTTTGTTTGCATAGATAAATTAGGATATTGTTCTAGTTATAGTAGTAGCAACACAATGTCACACATTATAACCTGATGTTTAAAAACGCTCCAACGTATTTTTTGATTTTTACTCTACTGGAAATATCAAAGTAATTGTGTTTTTTGTAGTTTTCACATTTAATCTTTTTTCTAAAATATCGTGAAAAAGCTTTGTGACGAATGTTTTAACATATAGTGACCATTTTTCACCCAAATCATGTTTTATCTTAAAAGTATAGGTGTCATTCCCTTTAATGATAACGTGTTGCATCCAAGCAACATAGAGCCATGTTCTAAGAATTTCAATAAAATCTTCTGTTGTATATTTTGTCTTCATAAAATTAAAAATATCTGTAACAGTGTCTTGTTCAATCACTTCTGCAAAATGTATGATCTCTTTAGCATCCATTTTTTCTATTGCATATTTTACAAATGGTTTGGTCATTGGCAATAATCCTACTTTTCGTTCATATCTTTCCCAAAGTATATGATTTGACAATATTTTTGAAACCAATGCATTAATGTTAGTTCGTTCAAATTGGGCATCTTTTCTTATTTCATTAATTAGTGTAGAATTTAGCCTAAAAGTAATAGTCCTACTTTTAGCATCTTCTTCACCACTCATGATATTCTTTAGTTTCAAGTTAGTATTAATGTTATTTTAAAATAATGGAAAGTGAAATGCAGCATCTAATGCAACTGCAACAAAGATAATTGTCAAATAAGGAGCAGTGACTTTGTATGCTTTCCATGCAAATTCAGATGTAGGATTCTTTGTTAGTTTGTAATGATAAGCCAACATCAATCCTCCTGATACTGCTGCAATTATAGTGTAAACAAGTCCCATACCAAATGCGGGTAGAATCAAAGAGTATGGAAGTAAGATCAAGGTGTTTCCCAAAATGTATTTTGAGGTTCTTTGCATTCCAATAACAACAGGGAGCATTGGAATGTTTGCTTGTGCATATTCGTCTTTTATTTTCATTGCAAGACACCAAAAGTGAGATGGAGTCCAAACAAATACCAAAAATCCTACCAAAAATCCCAACAGATCCATACTTCCGGTTGCAGCAGACCAACCTGCCCAAGCTGCCGCACTACCTGCAATACCACCAATTACAATATTTGATGTGTTTAGGCGTTTGAGCCATACAGTGTAAATTATTACATATGAGAAAATTCCAAGTGCTATAAAAAATGCAGACACTGGATTTAGGGTGAAATATCCATAGATAACAGAAATGCAACTTACAACCAATCCATAAATCATAACATGTGATGCTGCCATTCTTCCAGATGGAATAGGTCTAGTGCTGGTTCGAGTCATTTTCGGATCAATGTCTTTATCATAATAATGATTCAGAGCACTTGATCCAGCAGATGCCAATGCGCCTGCAATAATTATGTGCAAATATGCAATATAATCAAGATGAGGTACATTTGGAACGAGTTTACTTGCTGCATACATTGATGTAACTGCAGTAATTACTAGCAATACGACAATCCTTGGTTTGGAAATTTCCATTATTTCTTTAAAGCCCAATCTCAATCTATCCCAATCAGAAGCCATTTAATTTATTCGACTTTGATCTAGGTTATTTCAAAAGGAATAAGTATCTCAGAATTGTCAGCTAGCTTGAATGAGTAATTGGGACCTCATGATGCCAGGCATGGGATTGACAGCTATAGGCGTTGCAGGCGTAACAATATCATACGCAGGGATAGCCCATACATTTGTCGATGGAATGCATGCCCTTACAGGCTTGACCATGTTTATCGGATTGATATTTTTATCAGCAGGCATCTTAGATGGTGGAGTATCCACCAGTAACAGAGCAAAAGCAACCACACTAGTCATTCTTTCAATTGGGTTATCATTTGGAACATTTGCATTAACAATGAACTCTTCAAATTACACAATTACACTAGCAGGACTTTTGATGGCAGTCGCGTTTCCATCCATAATAATTTCATATCTTGCAATGAAGATGCCACAGTATGCAAAACCAGTAGGAGCAATTGTAGCACTAGCAAGTGCAACAGGAATTATCATGTGGTTTGCATTCGGATTTGTAAGTCCGGATACATACATGATCAACGAGCCAGTTGTAGAAGTAAAAGAAGAGATAGTATCAACTGCTCCAGTATTTACAATTTCAATTTTAAAAGATTCAGCAATACAAGGAAATTCAGATTATGATCCAGATGTAGCACATGTTCCCAAAGGAGATGTTGTTGAATGGATAAATGAAGATGAAGTTCCACACACAGTAACTAGTTCAGTAGACTTTGGTGACACGTTTAATTCAAACATGATTAACGCTGGTGAAAAATACACATTGGATACAAGTAAACTTACATCTGGTGAATATGAATACATGTGTATGGTACATCCATGGATGGTGGCAACACTAATCGTAGAAGAACCAAAAGGAGAAGTCAAAGTAATGATTCCACAAGGTTCAGGAACACAAAAAGAAGGACAATTGTATTATGATCCTACAATACTTACAGTACCAGTTGGAACACCAGTAGTATGGGATAATGTAGATAATGTTGTACACACTGTAACTAGTGGAAAAGATGCAACACCTGATGGGATATTTGATTCTGGATTAATTGATGCAGGTAAGACATTCAAGTTCACATTTAGTGCACCAGGAAAAGTAGATTACTTTTGTATGGTACATCCATGGATGGTAGGCTCTGTAGAAGTAGAGTAGGTTTGAAAAAAATTATCATCACTGAAGATCAAAAAAAAATACTTGTCAATCACGCAAATAATGAAAAACCAAACGAGTCTTGTGCCATATTATTTGGCTCAGTAAAAGAACAAGTTGCATCAGTAAACGAGGTATTTCTTGCAAATAATATTGAAGAGTCTCCAGTAAACTTTACAATTTCAAATGAACAGTTGATTGAAATCTACAAAACTGCCGAAGAAAGAAAAACAGATGTTATTGGAATATTTCACTCACACCCAAATTCTGAGGCATATCCATCAAGTACAGACAAAAAATTTATGCAAAGCAATCCAGTTGTTTGGGTGATTTATTCAGAAGTGTCAAAGAATTTCAGAGCATACGTGCTTGAATCAGATATTCTAGAGATTCCAGTCCAAACATCACTTTAATTCAAAAGTGCCGTCAATTCCATCTGCTATTTTTAAGACGGATTTATCAGGAGTGGTGATCTTTCCAATCACATTGACTGGAGATGCAGGAGTGATCTCACCTTTTTTCTCAATTGGTGTTGGGCCATAAAAAAGACAGATGGCTTTACCAGTTGGCCAATATGCAACATCATTTAATGAGACAGGAGACTGGGCGTTTTCTTCAGTTACATCAATTGGAGATTCAGATGAATAGATTTCATCACCCCAAATATGGAGTTTAACTGTAAAAG is drawn from Candidatus Nitrosarchaeum limnium SFB1 and contains these coding sequences:
- a CDS encoding hypothetical protein (hypothetical protein Nmar_1278); its protein translation is MYEQKQKEGRLSRRVLLSAMIAGIAVAIVFTVTPWNFIPTQITEDVTVIANTEYGCVGESQYGISVVVPDCSAKVGDTVSATFNVPSGKLNGYWQELERRQNPMVDEWDRSVSGSGFSP
- a CDS encoding Putative permease → MTPIEIFLEPVTLFLSIISGVVVGFSLGLVGGGGSVLAVPLLLYVVGVKDTHVAIGTSALAIGIIAVFNIFYRRKTSTLHIKKGLTFALPGIGGTLLGSQLGLWTPPENLLILFAVFMVVIGIIMIKYKITHIEITSEKHGLISLKKNLPLSGFSVGILSGYFGIGGGFLIVPTMMYSGGLNILQAIGTSLVSVSSFGLVTAGRYFVAGNVDLVIALLFIIGGILGGYFGIKTSKKITQEKITKFFSILLFVVASYIIINTISG
- a CDS encoding rhodanese domain-containing protein; translation: MEQISLGISSEQLEQDLIQQKPLLLFDLRTKESFEKSHVTGSVHAVCDVNAKEKILPKIPKNAKIVLISDPEEYAKETAQMMKSFGLDVYYLVGGFSSWKGSLSKGNTGKMILPDNLSQKLDKVFLLDVRNTEEYSEYQIPGSINIPLGDLFDAKTISKIPKDKEIVTICPHGNRAMIASFALARAGIDSKTLVGGLAGWNQVLKPVTVVKGSVQIIQVQKIGKGCLSHIVESDGEAIVIDPLYPFEKYIDIAKKQGFQIIKVIDTHQHADHVSAAKDLAKATSAKLYLSKYEGYVLDANFVGDTDQIPFGKTNLQIIHTPGHTPGSLSYLVDEKYVFTGDILFVESIGRPDLRDKAEEFTEELYNTLHNKLLKLPHNTMVFPTHHSQDVEPINEAFYSTIEQSKKLPWLDISKQEFIRKVVAITLPRPMNYQKIIAVNKGELELKNSEIPDLEIGPNRCAIDAN
- a CDS encoding hypothetical protein (hypothetical protein Nmar_1282); the encoded protein is MLKQLTFKGGIKQLTCRRDLKSTLDINENIQLENKCRKLLKNDEIRFVGMINPMGNLIFGGFNKYVDLFKNNEKRRQFYMQMALEISMRKDFDDVLGKINHITTNRDNILMIAMPINNHVLLIYAKPTATAEHLIAQVNVLGFSNLRLE
- a CDS encoding hypothetical protein (hypothetical protein Nmar_1305), which encodes MSGEEDAKSRTITFRLNSTLINEIRKDAQFERTNINALVSKILSNHILWERYERKVGLLPMTKPFVKYAIEKMDAKEIIHFAEVIEQDTVTDIFNFMKTKYTTEDFIEILRTWLYVAWMQHVIIKGNDTYTFKIKHDLGEKWSLYVKTFVTKLFHDILEKRLNVKTTKNTITLIFPVE
- a CDS encoding protoheme IX farnesyltransferase, which translates into the protein MASDWDRLRLGFKEIMEISKPRIVVLLVITAVTSMYAASKLVPNVPHLDYIAYLHIIIAGALASAGSSALNHYYDKDIDPKMTRTSTRPIPSGRMAASHVMIYGLVVSCISVIYGYFTLNPVSAFFIALGIFSYVIIYTVWLKRLNTSNIVIGGIAGSAAAWAGWSAATGSMDLLGFLVGFLVFVWTPSHFWCLAMKIKDEYAQANIPMLPVVIGMQRTSKYILGNTLILLPYSLILPAFGMGLVYTIIAAVSGGLMLAYHYKLTKNPTSEFAWKAYKVTAPYLTIIFVAVALDAAFHFPLF
- a CDS encoding blue (type1) copper domain-containing protein; this encodes MSNWDLMMPGMGLTAIGVAGVTISYAGIAHTFVDGMHALTGLTMFIGLIFLSAGILDGGVSTSNRAKATTLVILSIGLSFGTFALTMNSSNYTITLAGLLMAVAFPSIIISYLAMKMPQYAKPVGAIVALASATGIIMWFAFGFVSPDTYMINEPVVEVKEEIVSTAPVFTISILKDSAIQGNSDYDPDVAHVPKGDVVEWINEDEVPHTVTSSVDFGDTFNSNMINAGEKYTLDTSKLTSGEYEYMCMVHPWMVATLIVEEPKGEVKVMIPQGSGTQKEGQLYYDPTILTVPVGTPVVWDNVDNVVHTVTSGKDATPDGIFDSGLIDAGKTFKFTFSAPGKVDYFCMVHPWMVGSVEVE
- a CDS encoding Mov34/MPN/PAD-1 family protein, producing MDGRLCRSRVGLKKIIITEDQKKILVNHANNEKPNESCAILFGSVKEQVASVNEVFLANNIEESPVNFTISNEQLIEIYKTAEERKTDVIGIFHSHPNSEAYPSSTDKKFMQSNPVVWVIYSEVSKNFRAYVLESDILEIPVQTSL
- a CDS encoding hypothetical protein (hypothetical protein Nmar_1228); this encodes MKYPITLKIKNTDVSLELDDKFSPKTVKEFVERLPFTVKLHIWGDEIYSSESPIDVTEENAQSPVSLNDVAYWPTGKAICLFYGPTPIEKKGEITPASPVNVIGKITTPDKSVLKIADGIDGTFELK